A genomic window from Serratia liquefaciens includes:
- the phnP gene encoding phosphonate metabolism protein PhnP: MQLTFLGTGGAQQIPVFGCDCLVCQRARREPAFRRRPCSAMLKFQGETTLLDAGLPSLERRFSAGEIQRFLLTHYHMDHVQGLFPLRWGCGNFIPVYGPADEQGCDDLFKHPGILAFQPPLTPFEPLELGGLRITPLPLQHSKITLGYLIQAAGASLAYLTDTVGLPPDTDAFLRGVPLDLLVLDCSLPPQPQAPRNHNDLTRAQEIQQRLQPGRTLLTHISHHLDLWLTNNELPPGLELAFDNLSVHCGNNAADRIPAP; the protein is encoded by the coding sequence ATGCAACTGACGTTTCTCGGCACCGGCGGCGCGCAACAGATCCCGGTGTTTGGCTGTGATTGTCTGGTCTGTCAGCGGGCGCGGCGCGAGCCGGCTTTTCGGCGACGACCGTGCAGCGCCATGCTCAAATTTCAGGGGGAAACGACCTTGCTGGATGCGGGATTACCGTCGTTGGAACGGCGTTTTTCGGCGGGGGAAATTCAACGTTTTTTACTGACACATTACCACATGGATCACGTGCAGGGGTTATTTCCTTTGCGTTGGGGATGCGGAAATTTTATTCCCGTCTATGGTCCGGCGGACGAACAGGGCTGCGATGACCTGTTCAAACATCCCGGCATTCTGGCGTTTCAACCGCCATTAACCCCCTTCGAACCCCTTGAACTGGGCGGGTTGCGCATCACCCCGTTGCCGCTGCAGCATTCAAAAATCACGCTGGGCTATCTGATACAGGCCGCAGGAGCATCGCTGGCCTACCTGACCGATACCGTCGGCCTGCCGCCCGATACCGACGCTTTTCTGCGCGGAGTGCCGTTGGATTTGCTGGTGCTCGATTGCAGCCTGCCCCCTCAGCCGCAGGCACCGCGCAACCACAACGACTTGACCCGTGCGCAGGAAATTCAGCAACGCTTACAGCCAGGCCGTACGCTGCTGACGCACATCAGCCATCATCTCGACTTGTGGCTGACGAACAATGAACTGCCGCCTGGCCTGGAGCTGGCGTTCGATAATCTCAGCGTGCACTGCGGTAACAATGCAGCCGATCGGATTCC
- a CDS encoding DapH/DapD/GlmU-related protein encodes MNDAAQPKIGNNVTLNRTRLGQYVHLADDAILEEVEMGDYSYTAGHNQIFYATLGKFVSIASYARINPGNHPTYQRIAQHHFTYRASDYDLGEDDEAFFDWRREQHVTIGHDVWMGHNAIVMPGVSIGNGAVIGSAAVVTKDVAPYEIVAGVAAKKIGMRFDDALIERIERSQWWHWDHQTLQQRLADFRDIHAFAEKYL; translated from the coding sequence ATGAACGATGCCGCACAGCCGAAAATCGGTAACAACGTGACGCTTAACCGCACCCGCTTAGGCCAGTATGTGCATCTGGCCGACGATGCGATCCTGGAGGAGGTGGAAATGGGTGATTACTCCTACACCGCCGGACACAACCAGATTTTTTACGCCACCCTCGGCAAATTCGTGTCGATTGCCTCTTATGCACGCATCAATCCTGGCAATCACCCCACTTACCAGCGTATCGCCCAACACCATTTCACCTACCGCGCTTCAGACTATGACCTGGGAGAAGACGACGAAGCGTTCTTCGACTGGCGGCGCGAACAGCATGTGACTATCGGCCACGACGTCTGGATGGGTCATAACGCCATCGTCATGCCCGGCGTCAGCATCGGCAACGGTGCCGTTATCGGCAGCGCAGCGGTCGTCACCAAAGATGTCGCCCCCTATGAGATTGTCGCCGGCGTAGCGGCCAAAAAGATCGGCATGCGTTTCGACGACGCCCTGATCGAACGCATTGAGCGCAGCCAGTGGTGGCACTGGGACCACCAGACGCTGCAACAGCGGTTGGCGGATTTCCGTGATATCCATGCCTTCGCGGAGAAGTATTTATAA
- the phnN gene encoding ribose 1,5-bisphosphokinase, producing the protein MAQLIYLMGPSGAGKDSLLAALRAHADSAPLVAHRYITRPADASCENHIALSEPEFLRRRAKGLFALDWHAHQHHYAFGIEVDLWLLQGIDVVVNGSRAHLLQAQQRYGAQLLPVCLQVSTHILRQRLQNRARENAEQIEQRLARAAEYQEKLPAGCRRLDNDGNLDDTLAALLALLPSMTKQPQDAVP; encoded by the coding sequence ATGGCGCAGCTTATCTATCTGATGGGGCCTTCCGGGGCCGGGAAAGACAGCCTGCTGGCCGCCCTGCGCGCCCACGCCGACAGTGCGCCGCTGGTGGCGCACCGTTATATCACCCGGCCGGCAGACGCCAGCTGCGAGAACCACATTGCGCTCAGTGAACCCGAATTCTTGCGCCGCCGCGCCAAAGGCCTGTTTGCCCTCGACTGGCACGCGCACCAGCATCATTACGCTTTTGGGATCGAAGTGGATCTTTGGTTGCTGCAGGGGATCGATGTCGTCGTCAATGGCTCGCGCGCTCACCTTTTACAGGCGCAGCAGCGTTATGGCGCACAGCTGCTGCCGGTTTGCCTGCAGGTCAGTACGCATATTCTCCGCCAGCGGCTGCAAAACCGCGCACGCGAAAATGCCGAGCAGATCGAACAACGATTGGCGCGTGCGGCAGAGTACCAGGAAAAGCTCCCTGCCGGTTGCCGACGCTTGGATAACGACGGCAACCTTGATGACACGCTGGCGGCGCTGTTGGCGCTGCTGCCCTCTATGACAAAACAACCACAGGATGCCGTGCCATGA
- the phnM gene encoding alpha-D-ribose 1-methylphosphonate 5-triphosphate diphosphatase, producing MIINNVKLVLEDQVVEGSLEISDGTIRSFADTPSQLPQALNGEGGWLLPGLIELHTDNLDKFFTPRPNVDWPAHSAMSSHDALMVANGITTVLDAVAIGDVRDGGHRLENLQKMIDAVIHSQRAGVNRAEHRLHLRCELPHDSTLPLFEQLMDKPGVSLVSLMDHSPGQRQFASREKYREYYQGKYNLNDQQMSDFEEQQIGLSARWATPNREAIAAHCRARRISLASHDDATAEHVTESCALGSAIAEFPTTEAAALASHQQGLQVLMGAPNIVRGGSHSGNVAAHHLAALGVLDILSSDYYPASLLDAAFRIAADERNGYGLPQAVKMITRNPAKALDLQDRGTIAEGLRADLVLARPHGEHIYVQNVWRQGKQVF from the coding sequence ATGATCATCAATAACGTGAAGCTGGTGCTGGAAGATCAGGTTGTCGAAGGATCGCTGGAGATCAGCGACGGCACGATCCGCAGTTTTGCCGATACCCCGAGCCAGTTACCCCAGGCACTGAACGGTGAAGGCGGCTGGTTGCTGCCTGGCCTGATCGAATTGCACACCGATAACCTGGACAAGTTTTTCACCCCGCGCCCCAACGTCGACTGGCCGGCCCATTCGGCCATGAGCAGCCATGATGCATTGATGGTGGCCAATGGCATCACCACCGTGCTGGACGCGGTCGCCATTGGCGACGTACGCGACGGCGGTCACCGGTTGGAGAACCTGCAAAAAATGATCGACGCGGTGATCCACAGCCAGCGTGCGGGGGTGAACCGCGCCGAACACCGGTTGCACCTGCGCTGCGAACTGCCGCACGACAGCACCCTGCCGCTGTTCGAACAGCTGATGGATAAACCGGGCGTGTCCCTGGTGTCATTGATGGACCATTCGCCGGGCCAGCGACAGTTCGCTTCGCGTGAAAAATACCGCGAATACTATCAGGGCAAATACAACCTCAATGACCAGCAGATGAGCGACTTTGAGGAGCAGCAAATCGGGCTTTCCGCTCGCTGGGCCACGCCAAACCGCGAAGCGATCGCCGCTCACTGCCGGGCACGCAGGATCTCTCTTGCCAGCCACGACGACGCGACCGCCGAACACGTGACCGAGTCCTGTGCGCTGGGCAGTGCCATTGCCGAATTCCCCACCACCGAAGCCGCAGCCCTGGCCTCGCATCAGCAAGGATTACAGGTGCTGATGGGGGCGCCGAATATCGTGCGCGGCGGTTCCCACTCCGGCAACGTAGCAGCGCACCATCTGGCGGCGTTGGGGGTATTGGATATTCTGTCTTCCGATTATTACCCGGCCAGCCTGCTGGATGCGGCATTTCGTATCGCGGCCGACGAGCGCAACGGCTACGGCTTGCCGCAGGCGGTGAAGATGATCACCCGCAACCCGGCAAAAGCGCTGGACTTGCAGGATCGCGGGACCATCGCCGAAGGATTACGGGCAGATTTGGTGTTGGCGCGACCGCACGGCGAGCATATCTACGTGCAGAACGTGTGGCGCCAGGGCAAGCAGGTGTTCTGA
- the phnL gene encoding phosphonate C-P lyase system protein PhnL — protein sequence MTIQIRVEHLSKTFVLHQQHGTRLPVLHDANMTVSSGECVVLHGHSGSGKSTLLRSLYANYLPDSGHIWVNHQGEWLDMVQAEARQILAVRRHTLGWVSQFLRVIPRISALDVVMQPLLEQGADRTECRERAETLLNQLNVPQRLWQLAPSTFSGGEQQRVNIARGFIVDYPILLLDEPTASLDSRNSAAVVALIEQAKRRGAAIVGIFHDEGVRQQVADRLYDMQAPQALEIL from the coding sequence ATGACTATTCAAATCCGGGTTGAACACCTCAGCAAAACCTTTGTGCTCCACCAGCAGCACGGCACGCGGCTGCCGGTGTTGCACGACGCCAACATGACGGTCAGCAGCGGCGAGTGCGTGGTACTGCACGGCCATTCCGGTAGCGGAAAATCAACCCTGCTGCGCTCGCTGTATGCCAACTATCTGCCCGACAGCGGCCATATCTGGGTCAACCATCAGGGGGAATGGCTGGACATGGTGCAGGCCGAAGCGCGCCAAATTCTGGCGGTTCGCCGTCATACCCTTGGCTGGGTCAGCCAGTTCCTGCGAGTGATCCCTCGTATCAGCGCGCTGGACGTCGTCATGCAGCCGTTACTGGAACAGGGGGCCGATCGCACCGAATGCCGTGAACGCGCCGAAACCTTGCTAAACCAGCTCAATGTGCCGCAGCGTCTGTGGCAGCTGGCGCCTTCGACCTTCTCCGGCGGTGAGCAACAGCGGGTGAACATTGCGCGCGGCTTTATTGTCGATTATCCGATTTTGCTGCTGGACGAACCCACGGCGTCACTTGATAGCCGCAACAGTGCGGCGGTGGTCGCCTTGATCGAACAGGCCAAACGGCGCGGTGCGGCTATCGTCGGCATTTTTCATGATGAGGGCGTCCGTCAGCAGGTCGCCGACCGGTTATATGACATGCAGGCGCCACAGGCGCTGGAGATCCTCTGA